From Sphingopyxis sp. MWB1, a single genomic window includes:
- a CDS encoding outer membrane protein assembly factor BamE → MPLLLSSFRLPRARVAALGLMMAVAVGGCTQLKGRQGYIADAVLTDAITAGVDNRESVEKTLGRPTFVGQFDGRDYYYVSRETRQLAFARPRPIDQQVLRIRFDANGNVTEVDRTGVDLVARISPHGDKTPTLGRQRSFFEDIFGNIGAVGAPGMAGGSQ, encoded by the coding sequence ATGCCGCTTTTGCTTTCTTCCTTCCGTCTTCCCCGTGCGCGCGTGGCAGCCCTTGGCCTGATGATGGCCGTTGCTGTCGGCGGCTGCACCCAGCTTAAGGGGCGGCAGGGCTATATCGCCGATGCGGTGCTCACCGATGCGATTACGGCGGGCGTCGATAATCGCGAATCGGTCGAAAAGACGCTGGGCCGCCCCACCTTTGTCGGTCAGTTCGACGGCAGGGATTATTATTATGTTTCGCGCGAAACGCGCCAGCTTGCCTTTGCCCGCCCACGCCCGATCGATCAGCAAGTGCTGCGCATCCGGTTCGACGCCAATGGCAATGTGACCGAGGTGGATCGCACGGGGGTCGATTTGGTAGCGCGGATCAGCCCGCATGGCGACAAAACGCCGACACTGGGCCGCCAGCGCAGCTTCTTTGAAGATATTTTCGGCAATATCGGTGCGGTCGGTGCGCCGGGCATGGCGGGCGGGTCGCAATAA
- a CDS encoding ubiquinol-cytochrome C chaperone family protein gives MFSLRKFFRPDPDPREALRPLWNAVIAAARRPHWYQAGGAPDTLDGRFDMVSLVTALVLHRIDDDPAQAAAGVYLTELFVTDMDGQMRQIGFGDMVVGKQVGRMMGALGGRLGAYRAPDGSPALRAALVRNLWRGQEPPAPALDHVMGEVARLRTALSALPVAELIAADQLPETGA, from the coding sequence ATGTTTTCGCTTCGCAAATTTTTCCGGCCCGACCCCGACCCCCGCGAGGCGCTGCGCCCGCTGTGGAACGCCGTAATTGCCGCCGCACGCCGCCCCCATTGGTATCAGGCTGGCGGCGCGCCCGATACGCTCGACGGACGCTTCGACATGGTCAGCCTTGTCACGGCGCTGGTCCTCCACCGGATCGACGACGACCCTGCGCAGGCGGCGGCGGGCGTCTATCTGACCGAATTATTCGTCACCGACATGGACGGGCAGATGCGCCAGATTGGTTTCGGCGACATGGTCGTTGGCAAGCAGGTCGGACGCATGATGGGCGCGCTGGGCGGGCGGCTCGGCGCCTATCGCGCGCCCGACGGATCGCCGGCTCTGCGCGCCGCGCTGGTTCGCAATCTGTGGCGCGGGCAGGAACCGCCCGCCCCGGCGCTGGACCATGTCATGGGCGAAGTCGCGCGGCTGCGCACCGCACTTTCCGCACTGCCGGTGGCGGAGCTGATCGCCGCCGACCAGCTGCCCGAGACAGGCGCATGA
- a CDS encoding YceD family protein has protein sequence MMTPEFSHVVTLAEAGPGRQVTLNADETARARIAARLELVALDQFRVEAEVSAVAGGLKLRGKITARLVQSCAATALPVPVKISESFDLRFLSDAAPDVAEEEEVEIDSADCDILPLEDDRVDVGEAAVQTLSLALEPFPRHPDADRILAEKGVLSEEQAGPFAALAALKKGKTE, from the coding sequence ATGATGACCCCCGAATTTTCTCATGTCGTCACGCTTGCCGAAGCCGGGCCGGGGCGGCAGGTGACGTTGAATGCCGATGAGACGGCGCGCGCGCGTATCGCGGCGCGGCTCGAGCTGGTCGCGCTCGACCAGTTTCGCGTCGAGGCCGAGGTTTCGGCGGTCGCGGGCGGCCTCAAGCTGCGCGGAAAGATCACCGCACGGCTGGTGCAAAGCTGCGCCGCCACCGCCCTGCCCGTTCCCGTGAAAATCAGCGAATCCTTTGACCTGCGCTTTCTGAGTGATGCTGCGCCCGATGTGGCGGAGGAGGAAGAAGTCGAGATCGACAGCGCGGATTGCGACATATTGCCGCTGGAGGATGATCGCGTCGATGTCGGCGAGGCCGCGGTGCAGACGCTGTCGCTCGCGCTCGAGCCTTTTCCCCGCCACCCCGACGCCGACCGCATATTGGCCGAAAAGGGTGTGCTGAGCGAAGAGCAGGCCGGCCCCTTCGCTGCGCTGGCCGCGCTCAAAAAAGGCAAGACGGAATAA
- a CDS encoding SRPBCC family protein has protein sequence MALQQFIAICAASAAFALASPAAAKIIDQTEQGFTSAHSARVAASPDEVWTMLRMPQKWWSKAHSWSGDAENFWLDSQAGGCFCEKLPDSGGGMGSVKHAEILFAKPGSLLRLSGALGPLQGEALKGTLTIQIKPEDGGSRIRFDYVVGGYMRFDPKEIGPAVDNVIGEQLRGLAAALGGALPPAAADEEGGEGKAEALDKSDKEQAVSPLDTVAADLRGDRGEE, from the coding sequence ATGGCCTTGCAGCAGTTTATCGCTATTTGCGCGGCTTCGGCAGCGTTCGCTTTGGCATCGCCAGCGGCAGCGAAAATTATCGACCAGACGGAACAGGGTTTCACCAGCGCGCATAGCGCGCGGGTCGCGGCATCACCCGATGAGGTGTGGACGATGCTTCGCATGCCGCAAAAATGGTGGTCGAAAGCGCATAGCTGGTCGGGGGACGCCGAAAATTTCTGGCTCGATTCGCAGGCCGGGGGATGCTTTTGCGAAAAGCTGCCCGATAGCGGGGGCGGGATGGGCAGCGTCAAACATGCCGAAATTCTCTTCGCCAAGCCCGGCTCATTGCTACGCCTGTCGGGCGCGCTCGGCCCGCTGCAGGGCGAGGCGCTAAAGGGCACGCTCACGATCCAGATCAAGCCGGAGGACGGCGGGAGCCGCATTCGTTTCGACTATGTTGTCGGCGGCTATATGCGCTTTGATCCCAAGGAAATCGGCCCTGCCGTCGATAATGTCATCGGCGAACAGCTTCGCGGGCTGGCGGCCGCGCTGGGCGGCGCGTTGCCGCCTGCCGCTGCGGACGAAGAAGGGGGAGAGGGGAAAGCCGAGGCTCTGGACAAAAGCGACAAGGAACAGGCTGTCTCGCCGCTTGATACGGTTGCCGCCGATCTGCGGGGCGACAGGGGCGAAGAATAG
- a CDS encoding adenylate kinase, which translates to MTLNIILLGPPGAGKGTQAARLEEEHGMVQLSTGDMLRAAVKEGTPLGQQAKAVMDAGELVSDEIVSGLIGERLDALGGDVSVIFDGYPRTAAQADALDAILAARGRKLDHVIELRVEEDALVDRITGRFSCAKCGAGYHDRHKQPKVEGVCDACGSSEFKRRPDDNEETVRTRMAEYRAKTAPILPIYDERGLVTHVDGMAPIADVNDAIETILASAG; encoded by the coding sequence ATGACGCTCAACATCATTTTGCTGGGGCCGCCGGGGGCGGGCAAGGGGACGCAGGCCGCACGGCTGGAGGAAGAGCATGGCATGGTCCAGCTTTCGACCGGGGACATGCTGCGCGCCGCTGTCAAAGAAGGCACGCCGCTGGGACAGCAGGCCAAGGCCGTGATGGATGCGGGCGAGCTGGTCTCGGACGAGATTGTCTCGGGGCTGATTGGCGAACGGCTCGATGCGCTGGGCGGCGATGTCTCGGTGATCTTCGACGGTTATCCGCGCACCGCGGCGCAGGCTGACGCGCTCGACGCGATTCTCGCCGCGCGCGGGCGCAAGCTTGACCATGTCATCGAGTTGCGGGTCGAGGAGGATGCGCTCGTCGACCGGATCACGGGCCGCTTTTCCTGCGCCAAATGCGGTGCCGGTTACCATGACCGTCACAAGCAGCCCAAGGTCGAAGGCGTTTGCGACGCCTGCGGCAGCAGCGAATTCAAGCGCCGTCCCGACGATAATGAGGAAACGGTCCGCACCCGCATGGCCGAATATCGCGCCAAGACGGCGCCGATCCTTCCGATCTATGACGAGCGCGGGCTCGTCACCCATGTCGACGGCATGGCGCCCATCGCCGATGTCAACGACGCGATAGAAACCATCCTCGCCAGCGCCGGCTGA
- the secY gene encoding preprotein translocase subunit SecY: MASRADQFASNLNFSKFGQATELKNRIWFTLGALIVFRFLSFVPLPGVDPVALSQLYSQAASGGILDIFNTFSGGSLERMSIIALGVMPYITASIVVQLAAALSPSLAALKKEGESGRKKLNQYTRYGTVALTAIQGYFVAVGLETLGASQGIAAVVDPGMFFRVGAVISIVGGTLFLMWLGEQITSRGIGNGISLIIMAGILAQLPRSFSQMFTQVREGSMGGGTVVAVIIGAVAVIAFISFMERAQRRVLVQYPKRATQRGVMQADRSHLPLKVNTAGVIPPIFASSLLLMPVTITQMMGNNVQGDTATGDFLIMLNQYLAHGQPLYMLLYAAGIIFFCFFYVAVVFNPEETADNLKRQNGFIPGIRPGKNTAAYLDFVLTRITVIGAAYLALICLVPEYFIASSGLPFALGGTSLLIIVNVTIDTISQIQSHMLAHQYGDLIKKAKLKGGVARR; the protein is encoded by the coding sequence ATGGCCTCACGCGCCGACCAATTTGCTTCCAACCTGAACTTTTCGAAGTTCGGCCAAGCTACCGAGCTTAAAAACCGTATCTGGTTTACGCTGGGGGCTTTGATTGTTTTTCGCTTTCTGTCTTTCGTGCCGCTGCCGGGGGTTGATCCCGTTGCGTTGTCACAGCTGTACAGTCAGGCGGCTTCGGGCGGCATATTGGACATTTTCAACACCTTCTCGGGCGGTAGCCTGGAGCGGATGAGTATCATCGCGCTCGGCGTTATGCCTTATATTACTGCATCGATCGTCGTTCAGCTCGCTGCGGCGCTGTCCCCCAGCCTCGCCGCGCTCAAGAAAGAGGGCGAAAGCGGGCGGAAAAAGCTCAACCAATATACGCGTTATGGCACGGTCGCGCTCACCGCGATTCAAGGCTATTTCGTCGCGGTCGGTCTGGAAACCCTTGGCGCCAGCCAGGGCATTGCTGCCGTGGTGGATCCCGGCATGTTCTTCCGCGTCGGCGCGGTGATCAGCATCGTCGGCGGCACGCTGTTCCTGATGTGGCTGGGTGAACAGATCACAAGCCGCGGCATCGGCAATGGCATTTCGCTGATCATCATGGCGGGCATTCTGGCGCAGCTTCCGCGCAGTTTCTCGCAAATGTTCACCCAGGTCCGCGAAGGCTCGATGGGCGGCGGCACGGTCGTTGCAGTCATCATCGGCGCGGTTGCGGTCATCGCCTTCATCAGCTTCATGGAGCGCGCGCAGCGCCGCGTGCTCGTCCAATATCCCAAGCGCGCCACCCAGCGCGGGGTGATGCAGGCCGACCGCAGCCACCTGCCACTCAAGGTCAATACCGCGGGCGTGATCCCGCCGATCTTTGCCTCGTCGCTGCTCTTGATGCCGGTGACGATCACCCAGATGATGGGCAATAATGTTCAGGGCGACACCGCGACCGGCGATTTCCTGATCATGCTCAACCAATATCTGGCGCATGGCCAGCCGCTCTACATGCTGCTCTATGCTGCGGGCATCATCTTCTTCTGCTTCTTCTATGTCGCAGTCGTATTCAACCCGGAGGAAACCGCCGACAATCTGAAGCGGCAAAACGGCTTCATCCCCGGCATCCGCCCGGGCAAGAATACCGCCGCCTATCTGGATTTCGTGCTGACGCGCATCACCGTCATCGGTGCGGCCTATCTGGCGCTTATCTGCCTGGTTCCGGAATATTTCATTGCCAGCTCGGGCCTGCCCTTTGCGCTGGGCGGCACCAGCCTGCTGATTATCGTCAATGTCACCATCGACACGATCAGCCAGATCCAGAGCCACATGCTCGCGCACCAATATGGCGACCTGATTAAAAAGGCGAAATTGAAGGGCGGCGTTGCACGGCGCTGA
- the rplO gene encoding 50S ribosomal protein L15 — protein sequence MTIKLNDLRDNNGARKGRMRVGRGIGSGKGKTGGRGQKGQKSRSGVSINGFEGGQMPLHMRLPKRGFNNIFGKDYAIVNLGQVQKLIDAKKLDAKKVVDHDTLKAAGVARGGKDGVRLLAKGELTAKLNFAVAGASKGAIEAVEKAGGKVEVTAALAEAKAE from the coding sequence ATGACTATTAAGCTTAACGATCTTCGTGACAATAATGGTGCCCGCAAGGGCCGCATGCGCGTTGGACGCGGCATCGGCTCGGGCAAGGGCAAGACCGGCGGCCGCGGCCAAAAGGGTCAGAAGAGCCGCAGCGGTGTTTCCATCAACGGCTTTGAAGGCGGCCAGATGCCGCTTCACATGCGCCTGCCGAAGCGCGGCTTCAACAATATTTTCGGCAAAGATTACGCCATCGTAAACCTGGGCCAAGTGCAGAAGCTCATCGACGCCAAGAAGCTTGATGCCAAGAAGGTCGTCGATCATGACACGCTGAAGGCAGCCGGTGTCGCACGCGGCGGCAAGGATGGCGTGCGCCTCCTCGCCAAGGGCGAACTGACCGCAAAGCTCAACTTTGCCGTTGCGGGCGCGTCAAAGGGCGCGATCGAAGCGGTTGAAAAGGCTGGCGGCAAGGTCGAAGTTACGGCTGCTCTGGCAGAAGCCAAAGCCGAGTAA
- a CDS encoding DUF1737 domain-containing protein, producing MKLYRLLTGPDDSAFCARVEGLLNRGWQLHGSPTMTSVGGQAYVAQAIVMEKAGPYPGFQPSSDIEPD from the coding sequence ATGAAGCTCTATCGCCTGTTGACCGGTCCTGATGACAGCGCTTTTTGCGCGCGCGTTGAGGGGCTGCTCAATCGGGGGTGGCAGCTTCACGGCAGTCCGACAATGACCAGTGTGGGCGGGCAGGCTTATGTCGCCCAAGCAATTGTGATGGAAAAGGCTGGACCTTATCCCGGCTTTCAACCATCGAGCGATATTGAACCGGATTGA
- the rpmD gene encoding 50S ribosomal protein L30 has product MADKKIKIRQIGSPIRRPKEQRAILTGLGLGKMNREVELVDTPAVRGMIRKVSHMVEVVGG; this is encoded by the coding sequence ATGGCTGACAAGAAGATCAAGATCCGCCAGATCGGTTCGCCGATCCGTCGTCCCAAGGAACAGCGCGCCATTTTGACGGGCCTTGGGCTTGGCAAGATGAACCGCGAAGTCGAACTGGTCGACACCCCAGCCGTGCGTGGCATGATCCGCAAGGTGTCGCACATGGTGGAAGTCGTCGGGGGCTGA
- the rpsE gene encoding 30S ribosomal protein S5: MAEENSTGQGNQPEATLAPEATNAEVTNQAPRRGRGGRDGGRGGRDGGRGRRDDRRQRDDDGGEELIEKLVHINRVSKTVKGGKRFGFAALVVVGDGKGRVGFGHGKAREVPEAISKATAAAKKAMIRVPLRDGRTLHHDGRGHFGAGNVTLRSAPAGTGIIAGGPMRAVFESLGVADVVTKSVGTSNPYNMIRATFEALGEQTSPKSVAQRRGKKVSDLIKRGGIKSDRVAEAEAAAVTE, encoded by the coding sequence ATGGCAGAAGAGAACAGCACCGGCCAGGGCAACCAGCCCGAGGCGACTCTGGCTCCCGAAGCCACCAACGCCGAAGTCACCAACCAGGCTCCGCGCCGTGGCCGTGGCGGACGCGATGGCGGCCGTGGCGGTCGTGACGGTGGGCGCGGTCGCCGCGACGATCGTCGCCAGCGCGACGATGATGGCGGTGAAGAGCTGATTGAAAAGCTGGTTCACATCAACCGCGTCTCGAAAACGGTGAAGGGCGGTAAGCGCTTCGGTTTCGCCGCGCTCGTCGTCGTGGGCGACGGCAAGGGCCGCGTGGGTTTCGGCCATGGCAAGGCACGCGAAGTTCCGGAGGCGATTTCGAAAGCCACCGCTGCGGCGAAGAAGGCTATGATTCGCGTTCCGCTGCGCGACGGTCGCACACTGCACCATGATGGCCGGGGCCATTTCGGCGCGGGCAATGTCACCCTGCGGTCGGCCCCGGCGGGGACCGGCATCATTGCGGGTGGCCCGATGCGTGCTGTCTTCGAATCGCTGGGCGTTGCAGACGTGGTGACGAAGTCGGTCGGCACCTCGAACCCTTATAACATGATCCGCGCGACTTTTGAGGCACTGGGCGAACAGACCAGCCCCAAATCGGTGGCGCAGCGTCGCGGCAAGAAAGTGTCGGACCTCATCAAGCGTGGCGGCATCAAATCCGACCGCGTGGCCGAGGCTGAAGCTGCCGCGGTGACGGAGTAA
- the rplR gene encoding 50S ribosomal protein L18 gives MAHLTPFQKRRQRVRTSLRQRAAGRPRLSVHRSGRHIYAQLIDDAAGHTLAAASTLDKDVRGKAGATAAAAADVGKRLAAAAKKAGVTQVVFDRGGFLFHGRIKALADAAREGGLEF, from the coding sequence ATGGCACATCTTACCCCTTTTCAAAAACGTCGCCAGCGCGTTCGTACCTCGCTCCGTCAACGCGCCGCCGGTCGTCCGCGTCTGTCGGTGCATCGTTCGGGCCGCCATATTTATGCGCAGCTCATTGACGATGCCGCTGGCCACACGCTCGCTGCGGCTTCGACGCTCGACAAGGATGTGCGCGGCAAAGCCGGTGCCACCGCTGCGGCGGCGGCCGATGTGGGCAAGCGTCTCGCTGCAGCTGCCAAGAAGGCGGGCGTGACGCAAGTCGTGTTCGACCGTGGCGGTTTCCTGTTCCACGGGCGCATCAAGGCGCTGGCCGACGCGGCTCGCGAAGGCGGATTGGAGTTTTAA
- the rplF gene encoding 50S ribosomal protein L6, translating to MSRIGKKAVAIPSGVTAAIEGGQLSVKGPKGTLAMPLSDNIKYEVGDGSISVQPANDTREARAFWGMQRTLVQNLVTGVTDGFTKVLEISGVGYRANAQGKTLKLQLGYSHDVDFAVPEGIEIKTPDNTTVEISGIDKQKVGQVAAEIRRWRKPEPYKGKGIKYRGEYIFRKEGKKK from the coding sequence ATGTCGCGCATTGGTAAAAAGGCAGTCGCGATCCCGAGCGGTGTTACCGCCGCGATCGAGGGCGGGCAGCTGTCGGTCAAAGGGCCGAAGGGCACGCTCGCCATGCCGCTTTCCGACAACATCAAGTATGAAGTCGGCGACGGGAGCATTTCGGTGCAGCCCGCGAACGATACACGTGAAGCACGCGCCTTTTGGGGCATGCAGCGTACGCTGGTCCAGAACCTTGTTACCGGTGTGACCGATGGTTTCACCAAGGTTCTGGAAATCAGCGGTGTCGGTTATCGCGCCAATGCGCAGGGCAAGACGCTGAAGCTTCAGCTTGGCTATAGCCATGACGTCGACTTTGCGGTGCCCGAGGGCATTGAGATCAAGACCCCCGATAATACGACGGTCGAGATCAGCGGCATCGACAAACAAAAGGTCGGCCAGGTTGCGGCGGAAATCCGCCGCTGGCGTAAGCCGGAACCCTATAAGGGCAAGGGCATCAAATATCGCGGCGAGTACATCTTCCGCAAAGAAGGCAAGAAGAAGTAA
- the rpsH gene encoding 30S ribosomal protein S8, translating into MAMTDPLGDMLTRIRNGQQAKKDSVLTPASTLRVRVLDVLQREGYIRGYSEEVLGAKGQHKGIRIELKYFEGQPAIRHVARVSKPGRRIYSGSKELPVVRNGLGITIVSTPRGVLSDAEAREHNVGGEVLAEVF; encoded by the coding sequence ATGGCAATGACCGATCCTTTGGGTGATATGCTCACCCGTATCCGCAACGGCCAGCAGGCGAAAAAGGACAGCGTCCTCACGCCCGCTTCGACCTTGCGTGTCCGCGTGCTCGACGTGCTCCAGCGTGAAGGCTATATCCGTGGCTACAGCGAAGAAGTGCTGGGCGCGAAGGGCCAGCACAAGGGCATTCGTATCGAACTCAAATATTTCGAAGGCCAGCCGGCCATCCGGCACGTGGCGCGGGTGTCCAAGCCGGGCCGCCGCATTTATTCGGGTTCGAAAGAGCTTCCGGTCGTGCGTAACGGCTTGGGCATCACCATCGTGTCGACCCCGCGCGGCGTTCTTTCGGATGCCGAAGCGCGCGAGCATAATGTCGGCGGCGAAGTGCTGGCGGAGGTGTTCTGA